Proteins from a single region of Campylobacter concisus:
- the thrS gene encoding threonine--tRNA ligase, with the protein MSDIIAYKLNGEIVDTQSIAGRESGAEPIYFDNSKEALHVIRHSCAHLMAQAIKSLYPKAKFFVGPNVEDGFYYDFRVDDEGTKLGESDLAAIEDKMKELAEKKIDIVKTCSTKANMSEKFKDDDLKQEVLKRIPDGEVSSYSQGDFEDLCRGPHVPNTKFLKFFKLTRVAGAYLGGDESREMLTRIYGTAYADKESLKEHIRIIEEAKKRDHRKLGTEMKLFTFDEEVGGGLPIWLPNGGRLRSKLEQILYKAHRDRGYEPVRGPELLKADVWRRSGHYANYKENMYFTTIDEAEYGIKPMNCVGHIKVYQSDIRSYRDLPLKFFEYGVVHRHEKSGVLHGLFRVREFAQDDSHIFCMPSQIKENILEILKFAGTIMENFGFHYEMEISTKPAKAIGGDEIWDTATKALKEALDENGFKYGIDEGGGAFYGPKIDIKITDALKRKWQCGTIQVDFNLPERFDLGYIDANNERQRPVMLHRALLGSFERFIGILLEHTAGELPFFVAPTQVVIVPISDAHLDYAKEISRELRKINVDSEIASKNESLNKRIRTAEKQRVPMIVVLGDNEVVNKSVALRDRQARTQSDMSLAEFINLTKEKLSEVHF; encoded by the coding sequence ATGAGCGATATCATCGCATACAAACTAAATGGCGAAATAGTCGATACTCAAAGTATCGCAGGGCGTGAAAGTGGTGCCGAGCCTATCTATTTTGACAACTCAAAAGAAGCACTACACGTTATCAGACACTCCTGTGCACACCTCATGGCACAAGCTATCAAATCACTCTATCCAAAGGCGAAATTTTTTGTCGGACCAAACGTAGAAGATGGATTTTATTATGATTTTAGAGTTGATGATGAGGGCACGAAGCTAGGCGAAAGCGATCTAGCAGCGATCGAAGATAAGATGAAAGAGCTTGCTGAGAAGAAAATTGACATCGTCAAAACTTGCTCAACCAAAGCTAATATGAGTGAAAAATTTAAAGATGACGACCTAAAGCAAGAGGTCTTAAAAAGAATCCCAGACGGTGAAGTTAGCAGCTACTCACAAGGTGATTTTGAGGATCTTTGCCGCGGACCACACGTACCAAATACCAAATTTTTAAAATTTTTCAAGCTTACACGAGTGGCTGGAGCTTATCTTGGCGGCGATGAGAGTCGTGAGATGCTAACTAGAATTTACGGCACAGCATATGCTGACAAAGAGAGTTTAAAAGAGCACATCCGCATCATCGAAGAGGCCAAAAAGCGTGACCATAGAAAACTTGGTACCGAGATGAAGCTGTTTACTTTTGATGAAGAAGTGGGTGGCGGCTTGCCGATATGGCTACCAAATGGTGGACGCTTGCGCTCGAAGTTAGAGCAAATTTTATACAAAGCCCATCGCGACCGTGGCTACGAGCCAGTGCGTGGGCCAGAGCTTTTAAAGGCTGATGTGTGGAGAAGAAGCGGTCACTACGCAAACTATAAAGAAAATATGTACTTTACGACGATCGATGAGGCAGAATACGGCATCAAGCCGATGAACTGCGTTGGTCACATCAAAGTCTATCAAAGTGACATCCGCTCTTACCGTGACTTGCCGCTTAAATTTTTCGAGTATGGCGTCGTGCACCGCCATGAAAAAAGCGGCGTGCTTCACGGACTTTTCAGAGTTCGCGAATTTGCCCAGGATGACTCACATATCTTTTGTATGCCAAGCCAGATCAAAGAAAATATCCTAGAAATTTTAAAATTTGCTGGCACGATAATGGAAAATTTTGGCTTCCACTATGAGATGGAGATTTCAACCAAGCCAGCCAAAGCGATCGGTGGCGATGAAATTTGGGATACAGCTACAAAAGCGCTAAAAGAAGCTCTTGATGAAAATGGCTTTAAATACGGCATCGACGAGGGCGGCGGCGCATTTTATGGACCAAAGATCGACATTAAGATCACCGATGCGCTAAAGCGAAAATGGCAGTGTGGCACGATCCAGGTCGATTTTAACTTGCCTGAGCGCTTTGATCTAGGCTACATTGATGCAAACAACGAAAGACAACGCCCCGTAATGCTCCACAGAGCACTGCTTGGCAGTTTTGAGAGATTTATAGGAATTTTACTTGAGCATACTGCTGGTGAGCTACCATTTTTCGTAGCTCCAACGCAAGTCGTCATCGTGCCTATTAGCGACGCGCATTTAGACTATGCAAAAGAAATTTCACGCGAGCTAAGAAAGATCAACGTCGATAGTGAGATCGCAAGTAAAAATGAGAGTTTAAATAAGAGAATAAGAACGGCAGAAAAACAAAGGGTGCCTATGATAGTCGTGCTAGGTGACAACGAAGTAGTGAACAAGAGCGTTGCGCTACGCGACAGACAGGCTAGGACGCAGAGCGATATGAGCTTGGCGGAATTTATAAATTTAACGAAGGAGAAACTTAGTGAGGTACATTTTTGA
- a CDS encoding YbaK/EbsC family protein, which produces MSEQIFNKIHDLLSKNGAKFRVIEHESARTSEEVAKIRGTKMSQGAKALVCSIKGIDEAKFREIFKDENVLNDYLLSDEKPAMKAGKAYILAILPADMQANLDSLTQKFDGKRASLASPDEVLALTDCVFGSVPPFSFHKNLHIVVDERLLQRNDEIAFNAGLLDRSIILNTKDYTKIVRPTLINFAE; this is translated from the coding sequence GTGTCAGAGCAAATTTTTAATAAAATCCACGATCTTCTTAGCAAAAATGGGGCTAAATTTAGAGTGATAGAGCATGAGAGCGCGAGGACTTCAGAGGAGGTTGCGAAGATAAGAGGCACTAAAATGAGTCAGGGTGCAAAGGCGCTGGTCTGCTCTATAAAAGGTATTGATGAAGCGAAATTTAGAGAAATTTTTAAAGATGAAAATGTGCTAAATGATTATTTGCTAAGCGATGAAAAGCCAGCGATGAAGGCTGGTAAAGCTTATATCTTGGCTATTTTGCCAGCCGATATGCAAGCAAATCTTGATAGCTTGACACAAAAATTTGACGGCAAAAGGGCAAGCCTAGCTAGTCCAGATGAAGTTTTGGCATTGACAGATTGTGTTTTTGGTTCGGTGCCACCATTTAGCTTTCATAAAAATTTACACATTGTAGTTGATGAAAGGTTGCTACAAAGAAACGATGAGATCGCATTTAATGCTGGACTACTTGATAGATCGATCATTTTAAATACAAAAGATTATACGAAGATAGTACGACCAACGCTAATAAATTTTGCAGAATAA
- the ung gene encoding uracil-DNA glycosylase, which translates to MQINLDDVKIEPSWKEVLKDEFLSENFARIKENFLKAKSAGVVYPPSGLIFNAFNLTPFHTVKVVILGQDPYHGANQAMGLSFSVPSGVRVPPSLVNIYKEIYADLGIKEPNSGDLTKWAKQGVLLLNSTLSVSAGLANSHASFGWQGFTDAVIRKISQNLQNVVFMLWGNPAKAKAPLIDASKHLILEAAHPSPLARGAFFGCRHFSKANIYLANHGKTPIEWDLNAQI; encoded by the coding sequence ATGCAGATAAATTTAGATGACGTAAAGATCGAGCCAAGCTGGAAAGAGGTGCTAAAAGATGAGTTTTTGAGCGAAAATTTTGCACGCATCAAAGAGAATTTCTTAAAAGCAAAGAGCGCTGGCGTCGTCTATCCACCAAGCGGGCTCATTTTTAACGCATTTAATCTAACGCCGTTTCACACCGTAAAGGTCGTCATCCTAGGCCAAGACCCATATCACGGCGCAAATCAAGCCATGGGGCTAAGCTTTTCAGTGCCTAGTGGCGTGAGAGTGCCGCCAAGCCTTGTGAATATTTACAAAGAAATTTACGCCGATCTTGGCATAAAAGAGCCAAATAGCGGCGATCTTACAAAGTGGGCAAAGCAAGGCGTGCTGCTTCTAAACTCTACCCTTAGCGTTAGTGCTGGGCTTGCAAATTCTCACGCTAGCTTTGGCTGGCAGGGCTTTACAGACGCAGTTATAAGAAAGATTAGCCAAAATTTACAAAACGTAGTTTTTATGCTCTGGGGCAACCCAGCCAAGGCAAAAGCACCGCTTATAGACGCTAGCAAGCACCTCATCTTAGAAGCAGCCCACCCAAGTCCGCTAGCTCGTGGGGCATTTTTTGGCTGCAGGCACTTTTCAAAGGCAAATATCTACCTAGCAAACCACGGCAAAACGCCCATCGAGTGGGACTTAAACGCTCAAATTTGA
- a CDS encoding pyridoxamine 5'-phosphate oxidase family protein — MRRKDRELSREDGLKIIDECEYAVISCVDDEGEIFSVPISPVRVGESIFIHGATAGCKAKLLQDGRKVEFVCISFNKVPHLNESELEEIKNDGKALGGKVFTTEYKSAIAKTRAYEVEDETKKYEILKILSQKYTAYAMSTFDVAAEYGLKIIKIYELKIESLSAKAKILPKTAK, encoded by the coding sequence ATGAGACGAAAAGATAGAGAGCTAAGCCGTGAAGATGGCTTAAAAATCATAGATGAATGCGAATATGCGGTAATTTCATGCGTGGATGATGAGGGAGAAATTTTTAGCGTACCGATCTCGCCTGTTAGAGTTGGTGAAAGCATTTTTATACACGGAGCTACCGCTGGCTGTAAAGCAAAACTACTTCAAGATGGACGAAAAGTGGAGTTTGTCTGCATTAGTTTTAACAAAGTCCCACATCTAAACGAAAGTGAGCTTGAAGAGATAAAGAACGATGGCAAAGCACTTGGTGGTAAGGTCTTTACAACTGAATATAAAAGTGCAATCGCAAAAACAAGAGCCTACGAGGTCGAGGATGAGACCAAAAAGTATGAAATTTTAAAAATTCTTAGCCAAAAATACACCGCCTACGCGATGAGTACATTCGATGTGGCTGCGGAATATGGGCTAAAAATCATAAAAATTTATGAGCTAAAGATAGAAAGCCTTAGTGCAAAGGCTAAAATTTTGCCAAAAACTGCAAAGTAA
- a CDS encoding replication-associated recombination protein A produces the protein MFRPKNLDEICGQKAVKAAFLKFIATGKIPHSIFYGPAGCGKTSFARAVASGANYDFYEFDGGNLKIDDFRKILKNYENALNKPLFFIDEIHRLSKTQQEALLIPMENYKALVIGASTENPFFTLSSGIRSRSMLFEFRSLSSSDFEELLAKIREQILFSIDDEAKEYLFKSSGGDARAMLNLLEFAVTLDENVSLENLKTLRQNALKEGAKEDNTHYELASAFIKSLRGSDENAVIYYLARLIDAGESADFIARRMSIFASEDIGNANPNALNLAASTLSVVKEIGFPEARIILAQCAVYLASSPKSNSSYNAINAALRYVQTEEILKIPPYLKNHTKESKDYLYPHDFGGWVEQKYLEKPLVFYKSKGIGFEKTLNEWLDKIKSKD, from the coding sequence ATGTTTAGACCAAAAAATTTAGATGAAATTTGTGGCCAAAAGGCAGTTAAAGCGGCCTTTTTAAAATTTATAGCCACCGGCAAGATCCCGCACTCCATCTTTTATGGTCCAGCAGGTTGTGGTAAGACGAGCTTTGCAAGAGCCGTTGCAAGCGGAGCAAACTACGACTTTTACGAGTTTGACGGCGGAAATTTAAAGATAGATGACTTTCGCAAAATTTTAAAAAACTACGAAAATGCCTTAAATAAGCCGCTCTTTTTCATAGACGAGATCCACCGCCTTAGCAAAACCCAGCAAGAGGCGCTTTTGATCCCCATGGAAAACTACAAAGCCCTAGTTATAGGCGCTAGCACAGAAAATCCTTTTTTCACCCTAAGCTCAGGCATCAGAAGTCGCTCGATGCTCTTTGAGTTTAGGTCACTTAGCAGCAGCGACTTTGAAGAGCTTTTGGCCAAGATAAGGGAGCAAATTTTATTTAGCATAGATGATGAAGCCAAAGAGTATCTCTTTAAAAGTAGTGGTGGCGACGCAAGAGCCATGCTAAATTTACTCGAATTTGCCGTCACGCTTGACGAAAATGTAAGCCTAGAAAATTTAAAAACACTTCGCCAAAACGCTCTAAAAGAGGGGGCAAAAGAGGACAACACGCATTATGAGCTAGCAAGTGCCTTTATAAAAAGCTTGCGGGGAAGCGACGAAAACGCCGTCATCTACTACCTAGCAAGACTCATCGATGCTGGTGAAAGCGCAGACTTTATCGCTAGAAGGATGTCGATATTTGCCAGCGAAGACATCGGCAATGCAAACCCAAATGCACTAAATTTAGCCGCCAGCACGCTTAGCGTGGTAAAAGAGATAGGCTTTCCAGAAGCTAGGATCATACTGGCTCAGTGCGCCGTCTATCTAGCCAGCTCGCCAAAGTCAAACTCGAGCTACAACGCGATAAATGCTGCCCTAAGATACGTGCAGACAGAAGAAATTTTAAAGATCCCGCCATATCTAAAAAACCACACAAAAGAGAGCAAAGACTACCTTTATCCGCATGATTTTGGCGGCTGGGTCGAGCAAAAATATCTAGAAAAACCGCTCGTTTTTTACAAAAGCAAGGGCATAGGCTTTGAAAAAACGCTAAATGAATGGCTAGATAAAATAAAATCTAAGGACTAA
- a CDS encoding alanine/glycine:cation symporter family protein codes for MPTNFAEILNNCVESINSFLWGPYFLIALLCGTGLFFTIRLRFVQIFKFKMGLRELFGNFSLHGEAAGKAGMSQFQAVATAIAAQVGTGNLVGATTALIMGGPGAIFWMWCAAFLGMATNFAEICLAQIYRTKDDSGHTIGGPAFYISRGLKGKWAKILAGFFAIAIIIALGFIGNMVQANSISDGFKGAFGIPQWITGAFLAIVCAVIFIGGVRAIARVAEKIVPLMALLYVGVGLIIIALNFHEIPDAVLLIYKAAFDPSAAWGGATGASIAAAMRYGIARGLFSNEAGMGSTPHAHAAANVKHPVDQAVLGIMSVFVDTFIVLNITVFVVLTANVISFENGKAVFTGITLVQEAFSSHIFGKVGGYSFVAICLFFFAFTTILGWYYFAEINVRYLFGAKAVRAFQILVVVFVFLGSLQKVDFVWSLADMFNGLMVVPNLIAIIILSPIVAKLLKDHDAGKEYDVKDYLK; via the coding sequence ATGCCTACAAATTTTGCTGAAATTTTAAATAATTGTGTTGAAAGTATAAATTCATTTCTTTGGGGTCCATACTTCCTTATCGCCCTACTTTGCGGCACTGGACTATTTTTTACTATTAGGCTTAGGTTTGTTCAAATTTTTAAGTTTAAAATGGGGCTAAGAGAACTTTTTGGGAATTTCTCGCTTCACGGCGAAGCTGCTGGCAAGGCCGGTATGAGCCAGTTTCAAGCAGTTGCAACTGCGATCGCCGCACAAGTTGGCACTGGAAATCTAGTAGGTGCGACAACAGCTCTTATCATGGGTGGTCCTGGAGCGATATTTTGGATGTGGTGCGCTGCATTTTTAGGTATGGCTACAAATTTTGCTGAAATTTGCTTAGCTCAAATTTACCGCACAAAAGACGATAGCGGGCACACGATAGGCGGTCCAGCATTTTATATAAGTCGTGGATTAAAGGGAAAATGGGCAAAAATTTTAGCTGGCTTTTTCGCTATCGCTATCATTATCGCACTTGGCTTTATCGGCAATATGGTGCAAGCAAACTCAATCTCAGACGGCTTTAAAGGTGCCTTTGGTATACCTCAGTGGATAACTGGAGCTTTTTTAGCAATCGTCTGCGCGGTCATCTTTATAGGTGGCGTAAGGGCGATCGCAAGAGTAGCTGAAAAGATCGTGCCTTTGATGGCCTTACTTTATGTAGGTGTTGGACTGATCATTATCGCTTTAAATTTTCACGAAATTCCAGATGCAGTTTTACTTATCTATAAAGCAGCATTTGATCCTTCAGCTGCGTGGGGTGGAGCTACTGGAGCTAGCATAGCAGCTGCGATGAGATACGGCATAGCAAGGGGTCTTTTTAGTAATGAAGCCGGCATGGGCTCAACTCCGCACGCACACGCCGCAGCTAATGTCAAACACCCGGTCGATCAAGCAGTACTTGGCATAATGAGTGTATTTGTAGATACTTTTATTGTTTTAAATATAACCGTTTTTGTAGTGCTCACTGCAAATGTTATTAGCTTTGAAAATGGCAAGGCAGTCTTTACAGGCATAACCTTAGTACAAGAGGCCTTCTCATCGCATATCTTTGGCAAGGTTGGCGGTTATAGCTTTGTAGCGATCTGCCTATTTTTCTTCGCATTTACGACCATACTTGGATGGTACTACTTTGCTGAGATCAATGTGCGCTACCTTTTTGGCGCAAAGGCGGTCAGGGCGTTTCAAATTTTGGTAGTCGTTTTTGTATTTTTGGGAAGCTTGCAAAAGGTTGATTTTGTATGGAGTCTAGCAGATATGTTTAATGGCTTGATGGTCGTACCAAATTTAATTGCTATCATCATTTTAAGCCCTATCGTGGCAAAGCTTTTAAAAGATCACGATGCTGGTAAAGAGTATGATGTGAAAGATTATTTGAAATAA
- a CDS encoding glycosyltransferase family 2 protein, producing MKISIITVVWNNAKTIRDAINSVLNQSYKDVEYIVVDGASTDGTIEIVQSYGDKIKFISEKDNGLYDAMNKGIRMATGDIVGILNSDDFYASDKILQIVADEFLNSNTDSVYANLEYVDANNPKKVVRYWKSKKYQDGLFRSGWHPAHPTFFVKSEIYKKYGMFDLGFRIAADYELMLRFFEKCKITSSYVDEVFVKMRMGGESNKSIKNIIKANIESYRAWQANGLYINPLMFLLKPFSKIVQFINKSYG from the coding sequence TTGAAAATATCAATCATAACGGTAGTATGGAACAATGCAAAAACTATAAGAGATGCTATAAATTCTGTTTTAAATCAAAGCTATAAAGATGTAGAGTATATCGTTGTAGACGGAGCTAGTACTGACGGTACTATTGAGATAGTTCAAAGCTATGGCGATAAGATCAAATTTATTAGCGAAAAGGACAATGGTCTATACGATGCTATGAATAAAGGCATTAGGATGGCTACTGGGGATATTGTGGGTATATTAAATAGTGATGATTTTTATGCCAGTGATAAAATTTTGCAAATAGTGGCTGATGAGTTTTTAAATAGCAATACCGATAGTGTATATGCAAATCTTGAATACGTAGATGCAAATAATCCAAAAAAAGTTGTAAGATATTGGAAGTCAAAAAAATATCAAGATGGTCTTTTTAGGTCTGGTTGGCACCCTGCACATCCTACTTTTTTTGTTAAAAGTGAAATTTATAAAAAATATGGAATGTTTGATCTTGGATTTAGAATTGCTGCTGACTATGAGCTTATGTTAAGATTTTTTGAAAAATGCAAGATCACAAGTAGTTATGTTGATGAGGTTTTTGTCAAAATGAGGATGGGTGGTGAAAGCAACAAAAGTATTAAAAATATTATAAAAGCAAATATTGAGTCATATAGAGCGTGGCAGGCCAATGGGCTTTATATAAATCCATTAATGTTTCTTCTAAAACCTTTTTCAAAGATAGTTCAGTTTATAAATAAATCATATGGGTAA
- a CDS encoding glycosyltransferase family 4 protein, which produces MKILIIHNKYQSKNIGGEDIVYKNELNALRKKLGCENVFYYEVSNDDINKFKLFFEIWFSKKYYKEVREIIKKNGIEIVHVHNFFPLLTPAVFKAAKDSKTKVIHTLHNYRLWCISGILYRDGFGICEICMHKKFSLSGILNRCYRKSLLQSFVAQLAFWFYKLSGVFKNIDYFFVLTNFQKDKIKSLGVDGDKLILKPNSLQMSFNTETQKYGYVYVGRIEESKGILRLLEIWDQLDEKYILTIVGGGDIEAQLRQKYKKPNIIFKGKCSREETMTIVSHSKYLLQPSLLYETFGLTIIEAMSIGVPVIGYDIGTRQDFIEDGINGFLSRPDELKSVIERSYDFESYDRLSTAAKESVKQYENEYVIEKQIEIYKNILENKN; this is translated from the coding sequence ATGAAAATTCTAATAATCCACAATAAATACCAATCAAAGAATATTGGCGGTGAGGATATTGTTTATAAAAATGAGCTAAACGCCTTGCGCAAAAAGCTGGGATGTGAAAATGTTTTTTACTATGAAGTCTCAAATGATGATATAAATAAATTTAAGCTTTTTTTTGAGATATGGTTTTCAAAAAAATATTACAAAGAGGTTAGAGAAATAATAAAAAAAAATGGTATTGAAATTGTTCATGTTCACAACTTTTTTCCGCTTCTTACGCCTGCTGTTTTTAAGGCAGCTAAAGATAGTAAAACAAAAGTGATCCATACTCTACATAATTATAGATTGTGGTGCATATCTGGGATCTTATATAGAGATGGTTTTGGTATTTGTGAAATTTGCATGCATAAAAAATTTTCTTTGTCTGGCATTTTAAATAGATGTTATAGAAAGTCGCTTTTGCAAAGTTTTGTGGCACAGCTAGCTTTTTGGTTTTATAAATTATCTGGGGTTTTTAAAAACATTGATTACTTTTTTGTTTTAACAAATTTTCAAAAAGATAAGATTAAAAGTCTTGGAGTAGACGGGGACAAGCTTATTTTAAAGCCAAATAGCTTACAAATGAGCTTTAATACGGAGACACAAAAATATGGCTATGTATATGTAGGGCGGATAGAAGAGTCAAAGGGAATTTTGAGGCTTTTAGAAATTTGGGATCAGCTGGACGAAAAGTATATTTTAACCATTGTTGGTGGCGGAGATATTGAAGCGCAGCTTAGACAAAAATATAAAAAGCCAAACATAATATTTAAAGGAAAGTGCTCAAGGGAAGAGACTATGACTATCGTCTCACATTCAAAGTATTTGTTGCAGCCATCACTTTTGTACGAGACTTTTGGTTTAACTATTATCGAAGCTATGAGTATAGGAGTGCCTGTTATAGGATATGATATAGGAACTCGTCAAGATTTTATAGAAGACGGCATAAATGGATTTTTAAGTAGGCCTGATGAGCTAAAAAGCGTGATAGAAAGATCATATGACTTTGAGAGCTACGATAGACTTTCAACGGCTGCAAAAGAGAGTGTAAAGCAATATGAAAATGAGTATGTTATTGAAAAGCAGATTGAAATTTATAAAAATATTCTGGAGAACAAAAATTGA
- a CDS encoding glycosyltransferase family 4 protein, producing the protein MIITHIPAFYKVNLYNELAKRLKIFVIFISSDTSEKRSNNFSSVNDVLFDYEVLYQGNFQTRKIFKNILAIQTILSRVKFKKILVSGWDLPEFWYIAFMSKKGKNCLALESTIFESSYKGLKGFIKKIFLSRISTVFASGSLHYDLLKALKFQGEVKVTNGVGIINKPEFIKTQKKFSGRFLYIGRIVDIKNLKFIVEIFNAMPNFTLTIIGVGEQQEFLQSISNKNIIFRGAVENKFMGDEFAKNDVFILPSLIEPWGLVVEEALYFGLPVLVSDRCGSSELIKNGINGFVFDPANKNSLTQIIRNFDDTLLQNLCSNADSYDINAKDIQQISSYL; encoded by the coding sequence TTGATAATTACACATATACCAGCTTTTTACAAAGTAAATTTATATAATGAACTGGCAAAAAGATTAAAGATATTTGTGATATTTATCTCATCGGATACTTCAGAAAAACGCTCAAATAATTTTTCTAGCGTAAATGATGTATTGTTTGATTATGAGGTTTTATATCAAGGAAATTTTCAAACAAGAAAAATTTTTAAAAATATACTGGCTATTCAAACCATACTCAGCAGAGTAAAATTTAAGAAGATTTTGGTTAGCGGATGGGATTTGCCAGAATTTTGGTATATAGCTTTTATGAGCAAAAAAGGCAAAAATTGCCTGGCTCTTGAGTCAACTATCTTTGAAAGTAGTTATAAGGGATTAAAGGGTTTTATAAAAAAGATCTTTTTGTCAAGGATTTCTACTGTTTTTGCCTCTGGTAGCTTGCATTATGATTTGCTAAAAGCATTAAAATTTCAAGGAGAAGTAAAAGTCACAAATGGTGTTGGCATTATAAACAAACCAGAATTTATAAAAACTCAAAAGAAATTTAGTGGTAGATTTTTATATATTGGCAGGATTGTGGATATCAAAAATTTAAAATTTATAGTAGAGATTTTTAATGCTATGCCAAATTTTACCCTCACTATTATCGGTGTTGGGGAGCAGCAGGAGTTTTTGCAGTCTATTTCAAATAAAAATATAATCTTTAGAGGAGCTGTAGAAAATAAATTTATGGGTGACGAATTTGCCAAAAACGATGTTTTCATTTTGCCTAGTTTGATCGAACCTTGGGGGTTGGTGGTAGAGGAGGCGTTGTATTTTGGACTACCGGTTTTGGTAAGCGATCGTTGCGGATCTTCTGAATTAATCAAAAATGGTATAAATGGCTTTGTGTTTGATCCTGCTAACAAAAATAGTCTTACGCAAATAATAAGAAATTTTGACGATACATTATTGCAAAATTTATGTAGCAATGCTGATAGCTATGATATTAATGCCAAAGATATACAGCAAATAAGCTCATACTTATGA
- a CDS encoding acyltransferase family protein, whose product MQQRVEWVDTLKFIGILSVILGHINFPLNGFIYTWHMPLFFMVSGFFIKFETHFKDFVVKNFKRLMIPYFIFSIVGLFIEILKRYLLHREALDYTHEIKGIFIDMDFAGLCNTYAFVLWFLPALFFSRVFLYLIKNKIPSLLLQSLVVVFLFMASFYIDLPFGIDNALNSFMFVYVGNIIFEKRLPNILVLLSFTVLVAIYLFGFNLNLDMASKVYSNKFLNVIWTVSFVYGLIFCIKNIRLNSKFIKIWGSNTMLLFILHPYTNNIAHIVVQKALQSDYWLFKFIISIVLLSLVIFIKEKNKNWLVFKYV is encoded by the coding sequence GTGCAACAAAGAGTTGAATGGGTTGATACTTTAAAATTCATAGGAATATTGTCGGTTATATTAGGTCATATAAATTTCCCACTAAATGGCTTCATATATACTTGGCATATGCCGCTGTTTTTTATGGTCTCTGGCTTTTTTATAAAATTTGAAACCCATTTTAAAGATTTTGTAGTTAAAAATTTTAAAAGATTAATGATCCCATACTTTATTTTTTCTATTGTTGGTCTTTTTATAGAGATACTAAAAAGATATCTGCTACATAGAGAGGCTCTAGATTATACACATGAGATCAAGGGAATTTTTATAGATATGGATTTCGCTGGACTTTGCAACACCTATGCTTTCGTGCTATGGTTTTTGCCAGCACTATTTTTTTCAAGAGTATTTTTATATTTGATAAAAAATAAAATACCTAGCTTGCTCTTACAATCACTTGTAGTTGTGTTTTTATTTATGGCTAGCTTTTATATCGATCTCCCATTTGGGATTGATAATGCCCTTAACTCATTTATGTTTGTCTATGTGGGGAATATTATTTTTGAAAAAAGATTGCCTAATATATTGGTTTTGCTGTCTTTTACAGTGCTTGTGGCGATCTATCTTTTTGGATTTAACTTAAATTTGGACATGGCAAGTAAGGTTTATTCTAACAAATTTTTAAATGTGATTTGGACTGTCTCTTTCGTCTATGGGCTTATTTTTTGCATAAAAAATATAAGATTAAATAGTAAATTTATCAAAATATGGGGCAGCAACACCATGCTACTTTTTATACTGCACCCATATACTAACAATATCGCTCACATAGTTGTTCAAAAGGCTTTACAATCTGATTACTGGTTGTTTAAATTTATTATTTCTATAGTGTTACTATCTCTTGTAATTTTTATTAAAGAGAAAAATAAAAATTGGTTGGTTTTTAAATATGTATGA